From a single Paenibacillus sp. FSL R5-0345 genomic region:
- a CDS encoding FtsW/RodA/SpoVE family cell cycle protein, whose product MMKERQQQFLDEVCAEIKAKKTHPEIRQELASHLEDLICEKEATGMLRDEAIAWAIAQMGNPQTLGKELHQIHKPRVPWGLFGAIALLSAISLIGMGSVDAGYSDIVKGSFLDNALRRQSINILIGTVLMFGLYFIDFRRLKGLSWVLYATSIIGILVSIGWGTQVNGVNYGPRIFLILPDMTSYRPFMLIVALTGILVNRREAAIKKTWRSGLFEVGILLLPALLLISLNALPELVLYLVSSLVLYLWIIRNWLKSFVLLGFFSIAGLLFILNSEYLLARFINAIDPSLDPEGYGYIYQVMREVIRSAGWWGHGFGSVEQKLPYVYSDMLPVYLIHCFGWAGGLLLVAVITWLFIKLLLTIRAIREPYGQALVVGLAFFLAIRFAYGLAVLSGGMMLTSIPFPFLSYGSHVWFEYAAIGLLMGIYRRKDIEGVHNNTALD is encoded by the coding sequence ATGATGAAAGAAAGGCAGCAGCAATTTTTGGACGAAGTATGTGCAGAGATTAAAGCGAAAAAAACTCATCCAGAAATACGCCAAGAATTAGCCAGTCATTTAGAAGATTTGATCTGTGAAAAAGAAGCGACCGGCATGCTCCGAGATGAAGCAATAGCTTGGGCAATCGCACAAATGGGTAATCCGCAAACGTTAGGGAAGGAACTTCACCAAATACATAAACCACGAGTTCCTTGGGGATTGTTTGGAGCTATTGCTTTGTTGTCCGCGATTAGTTTGATCGGAATGGGCTCTGTGGATGCTGGCTATAGTGATATTGTTAAAGGTTCTTTTTTAGATAATGCGCTTAGACGGCAGTCCATAAATATACTCATAGGAACTGTACTGATGTTTGGATTGTACTTCATTGATTTCAGAAGATTAAAAGGACTTTCTTGGGTGTTATATGCTACTTCTATAATAGGGATATTAGTGAGTATTGGATGGGGAACGCAAGTGAACGGTGTGAATTATGGTCCTAGGATTTTTTTGATTTTACCTGACATGACATCCTATCGTCCTTTTATGCTGATTGTTGCGCTAACAGGTATTCTAGTAAATCGTAGGGAAGCAGCTATCAAGAAAACTTGGCGAAGCGGGCTGTTCGAAGTAGGCATTTTGTTACTCCCCGCGTTGTTGCTTATCTCTTTAAATGCTCTTCCAGAGTTAGTATTGTATCTTGTCTCCTCACTAGTACTGTATTTATGGATTATTCGCAATTGGTTAAAGAGCTTCGTGTTGTTAGGGTTCTTTTCAATAGCTGGACTACTTTTTATATTAAATAGTGAGTACTTGCTGGCTAGATTCATAAATGCTATAGATCCATCTTTAGATCCGGAAGGTTATGGATATATTTATCAAGTCATGCGTGAAGTAATTCGTTCAGCTGGGTGGTGGGGTCACGGATTCGGATCAGTAGAACAAAAGCTGCCGTATGTCTACTCCGATATGTTGCCAGTCTATCTTATTCATTGCTTTGGTTGGGCGGGTGGATTGCTTCTGGTAGCTGTTATAACCTGGCTTTTCATTAAGCTTCTTTTAACGATACGAGCTATTCGTGAACCTTACGGACAGGCACTTGTTGTTGGTTTAGCATTTTTTCTTGCTATAAGATTTGCCTATGGTCTTGCTGTTTTGAGCGGGGGAATGATGCTGACCTCAATTCCATTTCCGTTTCTCAGCTATGGGAGTCATGTGTGGTTTGAATATGCTGCTATTGGACTTTTGATGGGCATTTATCGTAGGAAGGATATTGAAGGCGTCCATAATAATACTGCGTTGGATTAG
- a CDS encoding GNAT family N-acetyltransferase, translating to MNEVKKEGNEMNYSYRKAVSADYAAICAFPKDSTEVFFMSPKLEYPLTSEQLEQAAQGRDKQTVILNEHDQVIGYANLYYQQHQELYWLGNVIISPDYRGKGAAEYLIHTMLAAAKEDLQLHELHLVCHNVNTKGMLLYSRLGFKPYEIVKRTGPQETTIAGIFMKIELT from the coding sequence ATGAATGAAGTTAAGAAGGAAGGAAATGAAATGAATTACAGTTATCGAAAAGCAGTATCTGCAGACTATGCCGCAATATGTGCTTTTCCTAAAGATTCAACGGAAGTGTTCTTTATGTCGCCCAAGCTGGAATATCCACTTACCTCCGAACAATTAGAGCAGGCTGCACAAGGCCGGGATAAGCAAACAGTGATTCTAAATGAACACGACCAAGTCATCGGATACGCCAATTTATATTACCAACAACATCAAGAGTTGTACTGGCTGGGGAATGTTATTATTTCACCCGATTATAGAGGTAAAGGAGCCGCGGAGTATTTGATCCATACCATGCTGGCTGCTGCTAAAGAGGACCTACAGCTTCATGAGTTACATCTGGTTTGTCATAATGTAAATACCAAAGGGATGTTATTATATTCCAGGTTAGGATTTAAGCCATATGAGATTGTCAAAAGAACCGGTCCACAGGAAACAACCATCGCCGGAATCTTTATGAAAATAGAACTAACTTAA
- a CDS encoding TetR/AcrR family transcriptional regulator: MSNKPNTREAILDTASKLFFSQGYHATGLNQIIKDSDSPKGSLYYYFPHGKEELALTCINRNSLTVAQKLNCHMESSNSAAEAMEDFILGMAMKAVESSFEGIVPFSFWLAAETSCISEELRAACKSVFMDLQDVIKKRLLEEGVEGNTAADKASVVVSLFEGALLQTLTLRDEQPLLAAAKIIPAILG, encoded by the coding sequence TTGTCGAACAAGCCGAATACGCGTGAGGCGATTCTGGACACCGCTTCGAAATTATTTTTTTCTCAGGGATATCATGCAACAGGATTAAATCAGATTATTAAAGACAGCGATTCACCGAAGGGATCTCTTTATTACTACTTCCCTCACGGTAAAGAAGAACTGGCTTTAACATGCATTAACCGGAATAGTCTAACAGTCGCTCAGAAGCTGAACTGTCATATGGAGAGCAGCAATAGTGCAGCTGAAGCAATGGAGGACTTTATTCTAGGAATGGCTATGAAAGCAGTAGAATCTTCATTTGAGGGGATCGTTCCGTTCAGTTTTTGGTTAGCGGCGGAGACCTCTTGTATTAGTGAGGAGCTGCGGGCTGCATGTAAATCTGTGTTTATGGACTTGCAGGATGTGATCAAGAAACGCCTTCTGGAAGAAGGTGTGGAGGGCAACACTGCAGCCGATAAGGCTTCAGTAGTAGTCTCATTATTTGAAGGAGCGCTTCTTCAGACGCTGACTTTACGGGATGAACAGCCGCTTCTCGCGGCGGCGAAGATTATCCCAGCAATACTTGGTTAG
- a CDS encoding DHA2 family efflux MFS transporter permease subunit, which produces MQGKQQKEVKKFKTIPILVSLLLAGFIGMFSETALNVALSDLMNVLQITPATAQWLTTAYLLTLGILVPISGMLLQWFSTRQLFVAALCFSILGTFLAAVSPSFEFLLTARVVQAMGTALLLPLMFNTILIIIAPEKRGAAMGMIGLVIMVAPAIGPTIAGLLIESLSWHWIFWLSLPFLVIALIFGILFMQNVTKVTKPKIDILSIALSSIGFGGIVFGFSSAGEEAGWGSPKVIIAIVVGVVSLLLFGLRQMKMKQPMINLRAFKYPMFSIGVAMVFICMMVILSSMLILPMYLQQGQGYTAFKAGLLLLPGGIINGLMSPIMGRLFDKYGPKWLVIPGLIIAATALWFFSSITVASTVVFVIVLHSTLMIGVSMVFMPAQTNGINQLPLELYPDGTAIMNTLQQVAGAIGTALAVSIMSAGSKSYLKTVADPADPANMLPAFTQGVQNAFIFGMSMAIVGLILAFFVKRVVVDHKMNTPMH; this is translated from the coding sequence ATGCAAGGAAAGCAACAAAAGGAAGTAAAGAAGTTTAAAACCATTCCGATTCTAGTCTCATTACTACTTGCAGGATTTATCGGAATGTTCAGTGAAACCGCACTAAATGTAGCTTTAAGTGATCTTATGAATGTCCTTCAAATCACTCCAGCAACAGCACAATGGTTAACGACAGCTTATCTGCTTACACTGGGAATTCTAGTACCGATTTCGGGTATGCTGCTTCAGTGGTTCTCGACTAGACAGTTGTTTGTTGCTGCATTATGTTTTTCAATACTAGGAACGTTTCTAGCTGCAGTATCACCTAGCTTTGAGTTCCTATTAACAGCGCGTGTGGTACAAGCAATGGGTACAGCGCTTCTATTACCGCTTATGTTCAATACGATCCTTATCATCATTGCTCCTGAAAAACGTGGTGCCGCGATGGGGATGATTGGTTTGGTTATCATGGTAGCGCCAGCGATCGGTCCTACTATTGCTGGACTTCTAATTGAAAGTCTTAGCTGGCACTGGATCTTCTGGCTGTCACTGCCCTTCCTGGTGATCGCATTGATATTCGGAATCCTCTTCATGCAGAACGTAACGAAGGTAACGAAGCCGAAGATCGACATCCTCTCCATAGCATTATCATCGATCGGGTTTGGTGGAATCGTGTTTGGTTTCAGCAGCGCCGGTGAAGAAGCCGGTTGGGGAAGTCCAAAAGTAATCATAGCTATCGTAGTAGGTGTGGTATCACTCTTATTGTTCGGCTTGCGCCAAATGAAGATGAAGCAGCCTATGATTAATCTGCGTGCTTTTAAATATCCAATGTTCTCCATTGGTGTGGCTATGGTATTTATTTGTATGATGGTTATCCTATCATCCATGTTGATTCTTCCAATGTATCTTCAACAGGGTCAGGGATATACAGCGTTCAAGGCAGGCTTGCTGCTACTTCCAGGGGGAATTATTAACGGACTGATGTCCCCAATCATGGGTCGTCTGTTCGACAAATACGGTCCTAAATGGCTTGTTATTCCAGGCCTGATTATTGCTGCTACAGCTTTATGGTTCTTCTCCAGTATTACTGTAGCTTCTACAGTCGTATTCGTAATCGTACTTCACAGTACGCTTATGATTGGTGTGTCGATGGTATTTATGCCTGCACAAACCAACGGAATTAACCAGCTGCCGCTAGAATTATATCCTGATGGTACAGCGATCATGAATACATTGCAGCAGGTTGCTGGTGCGATCGGTACTGCATTAGCTGTCAGCATTATGTCTGCAGGTTCTAAGAGTTATTTGAAGACTGTGGCTGATCCAGCCGATCCGGCTAATATGTTGCCTGCGTTCACGCAAGGTGTGCAAAATGCATTTATTTTCGGAATGAGTATGGCAATTGTAGGTCTAATTCTTGCGTTCTTCGTAAAAAGAGTAGTTGTTGATCATAAAATGAATACACCTATGCATTAA
- a CDS encoding PQ-loop domain-containing transporter, with protein MFAVMQLIGGVILSLGWIPQIVQILKSKSVADLNLKSYLLMLLGISLMEAYAISLAVTGVGLAFLITNTMSLCVVLLVIILVIKYRTRT; from the coding sequence ATGTTTGCAGTCATGCAATTAATAGGTGGAGTGATCCTGTCTTTAGGTTGGATTCCTCAGATTGTTCAGATCTTGAAATCCAAATCCGTAGCTGATTTGAATTTAAAGTCGTATTTGCTAATGCTGCTTGGGATTAGTCTAATGGAAGCTTACGCGATCAGTTTGGCGGTTACGGGAGTAGGTTTAGCTTTTTTAATTACGAATACGATGTCCCTATGTGTTGTGCTGCTGGTTATTATTCTAGTGATTAAATATCGAACAAGAACATGA
- a CDS encoding NUDIX hydrolase: protein MLISLFNLEKEKEVDLEYVVIMVKHGEEWILARHQDRSTWEFAGGHIEVGETPEQAAARELFEETGAEQFSIVPITIYKVTMDDAPGSYGKLFFANVEQFAELPPYEMAEIKGFTDIPTNLTYPLIYPTLILKVQDFINSSSSAAR from the coding sequence TTGCTGATAAGCTTATTTAATCTTGAAAAGGAAAAAGAAGTTGATTTAGAATACGTTGTTATTATGGTTAAGCATGGTGAAGAATGGATCTTAGCAAGACATCAGGATCGTTCGACGTGGGAGTTTGCCGGAGGTCATATAGAAGTAGGCGAGACACCGGAGCAGGCAGCGGCTAGAGAGTTATTTGAGGAAACGGGAGCGGAGCAATTCTCTATTGTCCCGATAACCATTTATAAGGTAACCATGGATGATGCACCTGGGAGTTATGGAAAACTATTTTTTGCAAATGTGGAACAATTCGCAGAGCTCCCACCATATGAGATGGCGGAAATCAAAGGATTTACTGATATCCCAACGAATCTAACTTATCCATTGATTTATCCCACTCTAATTTTAAAAGTTCAGGATTTCATCAACAGTTCGTCTTCAGCTGCAAGATAA
- a CDS encoding SDR family oxidoreductase, producing MKTIFITGASSGIGRTTAKHFAERGWNVVATMRSPEQESELITLDNVLVLQLDVEKSDTIQPALAEAIKRFGKIDVLLNNAGYGTMGLIEVATDEQIRRQFEVNVFGLISMTKAILPHFRSNQEGLLINISSMGGKVTFPTMSLYHSTKFAVEGFSESVSYELASQNIRVKLIEPGAIQTDFGGRSMEFFFNDALTDYKPFTTAFLGKLGEMENQPSYASPPEIVAETIYQAATDGTSQFRYIVGEDAKMLIQMKENTDEQEYLTNIAQHFS from the coding sequence ATGAAAACAATTTTTATAACAGGTGCTTCGTCTGGCATTGGGAGAACTACAGCAAAACATTTTGCTGAAAGAGGATGGAACGTCGTAGCCACGATGCGTTCACCTGAACAAGAAAGTGAACTTATTACACTTGATAATGTATTGGTTTTACAGCTTGATGTTGAGAAATCAGACACAATTCAACCTGCGTTAGCGGAAGCGATTAAGCGGTTCGGTAAAATTGACGTTCTTCTCAATAATGCTGGTTATGGAACAATGGGTCTTATAGAAGTAGCTACAGATGAGCAGATCAGAAGACAGTTTGAAGTGAACGTGTTTGGTCTTATCAGTATGACTAAAGCCATATTGCCACATTTTAGATCGAATCAAGAGGGTTTACTGATCAATATCTCTTCTATGGGAGGGAAAGTAACCTTTCCTACGATGTCTCTGTATCATTCAACTAAATTCGCCGTAGAAGGTTTTTCTGAATCCGTATCTTATGAATTAGCATCACAGAACATTAGAGTTAAGTTAATTGAACCAGGTGCTATTCAAACGGACTTTGGTGGAAGATCGATGGAGTTCTTTTTTAATGATGCATTAACGGATTATAAACCCTTTACTACTGCATTCTTGGGTAAATTAGGTGAGATGGAAAACCAACCTTCCTATGCTTCACCTCCAGAAATTGTTGCGGAAACAATATATCAAGCCGCCACTGATGGGACAAGTCAATTCCGGTACATTGTTGGAGAAGATGCAAAAATGCTCATTCAAATGAAAGAAAATACAGATGAACAAGAGTATCTGACTAATATAGCCCAGCATTTTTCTTAA
- a CDS encoding PadR family transcriptional regulator: protein MKVSKEMLKGSTGTLILTLLLEKPLYGYELIKALEQRSQGIFSLKEGTLYPILHAMESERWVEAYWMEVDGRKRKYYRILDEGKEKLKEKRAEWVMFKGAVDSVLGEGNV, encoded by the coding sequence TTGAAAGTAAGTAAAGAAATGCTGAAGGGCAGTACAGGCACGTTGATTCTGACTCTTTTACTGGAGAAGCCGTTATATGGTTATGAACTGATCAAAGCGTTGGAGCAGAGATCACAGGGCATTTTTTCATTAAAAGAAGGAACCTTATATCCGATCCTGCATGCGATGGAAAGTGAACGCTGGGTTGAAGCCTATTGGATGGAGGTAGACGGAAGGAAGCGGAAGTACTATAGAATTCTGGATGAAGGTAAAGAGAAGCTCAAAGAGAAAAGGGCAGAATGGGTTATGTTCAAAGGTGCAGTTGATTCTGTTCTGGGAGAGGGGAATGTATGA
- a CDS encoding DUF4395 domain-containing protein encodes MQDVPKGIPRPLVKTNQAFIVISVILTWLTGQHWILALPLFAGLLGLSFGYNPIIKLAGKFLTKERSHYVLEDWSQQQFNQTIAVFCLAGGLISFFAGWTIAAYIFTTLVAVAATVAIFGFCIGCFIHYQWRMYNYRRKQSTN; translated from the coding sequence ATGCAGGACGTGCCTAAAGGAATTCCACGGCCATTAGTAAAGACTAATCAGGCGTTTATCGTCATTTCAGTAATATTAACATGGCTAACAGGACAGCACTGGATCCTTGCGCTGCCCTTGTTCGCCGGATTGCTTGGCCTCTCGTTCGGTTACAATCCCATTATTAAGCTTGCTGGTAAGTTTCTGACCAAAGAACGTTCGCACTATGTACTCGAAGACTGGTCACAACAACAGTTTAACCAAACCATTGCTGTCTTCTGCCTAGCAGGTGGTCTGATCAGCTTCTTCGCTGGCTGGACGATTGCTGCTTATATTTTCACAACGCTCGTTGCAGTGGCGGCTACGGTTGCGATTTTTGGTTTTTGCATCGGATGTTTTATCCATTATCAGTGGAGAATGTACAATTACAGACGTAAACAAAGCACAAATTAA
- a CDS encoding AzlD domain-containing protein — MTILIIVGMAVITFLFRFVPLLLTNHSNGPSKVQAMLEYLPIAVLSALTVPGIIQVDPDVNLVGIASGTVAVILVLIRKIPLLLVILGSVSAALLVKMLTLYF, encoded by the coding sequence ATGACTATCTTAATCATTGTGGGTATGGCTGTTATTACATTTTTATTTCGTTTTGTGCCTTTGCTACTTACAAATCATTCGAATGGACCCTCCAAAGTTCAAGCGATGCTAGAGTATTTGCCTATAGCGGTTCTTAGTGCGCTAACGGTACCTGGAATCATTCAGGTAGACCCAGATGTTAATCTTGTGGGTATCGCATCAGGGACTGTCGCTGTTATACTGGTATTAATTAGAAAAATTCCGCTGCTCCTCGTGATTCTAGGCTCTGTTTCCGCAGCACTACTCGTAAAAATGCTTACCCTTTATTTTTGA
- a CDS encoding serine/threonine protein kinase, translated as MSEKKYTYEIDAVSFQLQEPYDFAWLTKLGVVFKVFDQQDSGNLSFGVEKEGQKFFVKFAGAKPLTFDGNPLDAVSRLIEAIPLYNELESKSLINLVSHFEVGTGYAAVFEWFAGECLHSHWLFAGEAKLSHPESPFYRYKQLSVEQRLASLDVIFSFHELVELQGYVAVDFYDGSILYDFANDETRICDIDFYRLKPTVNDLGENFWGSSRFKSPEEFILDAPIDEVTNVFNMGATAFVLLGGASDRSFAKWEASKAQYDVALRAVSLEREERFQSVAAFKLAWDEAGSI; from the coding sequence TTGAGCGAAAAAAAATATACATATGAAATTGACGCGGTAAGTTTTCAATTGCAAGAGCCTTATGATTTTGCATGGTTAACAAAGCTAGGTGTGGTGTTTAAAGTGTTTGACCAGCAGGACTCTGGAAATCTTTCTTTTGGTGTGGAGAAGGAGGGGCAGAAGTTTTTTGTGAAATTTGCTGGGGCAAAGCCTTTGACCTTCGACGGGAATCCCTTGGATGCTGTTAGCCGTTTAATTGAAGCTATCCCGTTGTATAACGAACTTGAATCTAAATCGCTGATCAATTTGGTGTCACATTTTGAAGTTGGGACGGGGTATGCAGCGGTATTTGAATGGTTTGCAGGTGAATGTTTACATTCACATTGGCTTTTTGCGGGTGAAGCTAAGCTGAGCCATCCGGAGTCGCCTTTTTACCGCTATAAGCAGTTATCTGTTGAACAACGTTTAGCGTCCTTAGACGTGATCTTTTCGTTTCATGAGCTTGTTGAGTTGCAGGGTTATGTAGCAGTGGATTTTTATGATGGAAGTATTCTGTATGATTTTGCGAACGATGAAACAAGGATTTGTGATATTGATTTTTATAGACTTAAGCCTACTGTAAATGATCTGGGCGAGAACTTCTGGGGCTCATCAAGATTCAAGTCACCGGAAGAATTTATTTTAGATGCACCGATTGATGAAGTTACAAATGTATTCAATATGGGTGCCACTGCATTTGTTCTTTTAGGAGGAGCCTCCGATCGATCGTTTGCAAAATGGGAAGCGAGCAAAGCCCAATACGATGTTGCTTTAAGGGCAGTCAGCTTGGAGCGGGAGGAGCGGTTTCAGAGTGTAGCAGCATTTAAATTAGCTTGGGATGAGGCTGGGAGTATCTGA
- a CDS encoding ROK family protein, whose product MKRYIIGIDLGGTNIKAGMYDTDFIAVKEISTPTEAAKGPSHVLGRIREAVRLITVEANISFDLVVGMGIGVPGLLDPVAGVSFFSPNFPDWEHVNVVDEMRAFYDFPVFIDNDVRVNLYGEWLQGAGRGYNNLVLITLGTGLGSGIVNDGKVIYGTAYSAGEIGHMNMYRNGRPCKCGSSGCLGRYVSAIGMVNTFKEMLKEGRTSMIQTWTNDQEELITALMISEAYELGDALSIEVMQETGTILGFGLANVVNILNPDLIIVGGGMAAAGDKLLQPVRETVSQHALKLSSSKCKIVQAELGNRAGTIGAASYAYSKLQLF is encoded by the coding sequence ATGAAACGATATATTATTGGGATTGATCTCGGTGGAACGAATATCAAAGCAGGAATGTACGATACCGATTTTATAGCTGTAAAAGAAATATCTACACCTACTGAGGCAGCTAAAGGGCCATCACATGTACTGGGACGGATTAGAGAAGCTGTACGTCTGATTACTGTTGAAGCAAATATTTCATTTGATTTAGTAGTAGGTATGGGAATCGGAGTGCCCGGATTATTAGATCCAGTTGCTGGAGTTTCTTTTTTCTCGCCGAATTTTCCGGATTGGGAGCATGTAAATGTTGTTGACGAGATGAGAGCGTTCTATGACTTTCCTGTTTTTATTGATAATGATGTGAGGGTTAATCTTTATGGAGAATGGCTGCAAGGCGCAGGTAGAGGTTACAACAATCTGGTTCTGATTACCTTGGGAACAGGATTAGGATCGGGTATCGTGAACGACGGAAAAGTAATCTACGGCACGGCCTACAGCGCTGGTGAAATCGGACATATGAATATGTACAGAAACGGACGTCCCTGCAAATGCGGGAGCTCGGGTTGCCTAGGTAGATATGTCTCCGCTATTGGCATGGTGAATACGTTTAAAGAGATGCTAAAGGAAGGCCGAACCAGTATGATTCAGACGTGGACGAATGATCAAGAAGAGCTAATTACCGCGTTAATGATATCTGAAGCTTACGAACTCGGAGACGCCCTCTCCATTGAGGTTATGCAGGAGACCGGCACTATCCTTGGATTTGGATTAGCAAATGTGGTGAATATTCTCAATCCTGATCTAATTATTGTAGGTGGAGGGATGGCTGCTGCGGGCGATAAATTGCTCCAACCTGTAAGAGAAACAGTAAGTCAGCATGCATTGAAGCTATCCAGCAGTAAGTGCAAAATTGTTCAAGCAGAGCTTGGGAATCGGGCGGGTACTATTGGTGCCGCCTCTTATGCCTATAGTAAGCTTCAGTTATTTTGA
- a CDS encoding PadR family transcriptional regulator: MNSQDVILGMLMKESKTGYEIKQLLEDVFSNFYSSSYGTIYPTLARMEKEGLITKENVQQEGKPNKNLLNITDKGRDSFNAYLLAPLEADSIKKSDFMMRLYFGEFVGYDKVILWLKQAQEESQQKLDQLLEQYSLYKNTMHPAQIICIQIGIEEYKAKLKIIAEGLSNMEQLVLTK, from the coding sequence TTGAACAGTCAGGATGTTATTTTAGGCATGCTTATGAAAGAATCGAAGACTGGTTACGAAATAAAACAGTTATTGGAGGATGTATTCTCTAATTTCTATAGTTCTAGTTATGGAACGATTTATCCCACACTTGCCCGCATGGAAAAGGAGGGTTTGATAACTAAGGAAAATGTGCAGCAGGAAGGTAAGCCTAATAAGAATCTTTTAAACATCACGGATAAAGGAAGAGATAGTTTTAACGCCTATTTACTAGCCCCACTAGAGGCTGACAGTATTAAGAAATCTGATTTTATGATGAGGCTATACTTTGGTGAATTTGTTGGGTATGACAAGGTGATTCTTTGGTTGAAGCAAGCACAGGAAGAATCACAACAGAAGTTAGATCAATTACTTGAGCAGTATTCACTTTATAAAAATACAATGCATCCAGCACAGATCATCTGTATCCAAATTGGCATAGAAGAATATAAAGCAAAGCTCAAAATCATTGCCGAAGGATTGTCAAACATGGAGCAGTTAGTGCTTACAAAGTAA
- the pdxR gene encoding MocR-like pyridoxine biosynthesis transcription factor PdxR codes for MKHDLLITIDKERQIPFSRQIYEQVRNAIHSGALSGGDPLPPSRTLANQLGVSRSVVLQSYELLQAEGYLEMRKGAGTFIAELTLEEKVTKVYESPYNFVTKGHDFLALNPPSTREVDHLNPVFCDFRHGVPAWDAFPMDQWQKALMNACRRASPDTLGYGPAEGSLGLRREIARLLRSTRSMPVVPEQIVITSGATQALDILSRIFLFKGDHVIVEDPSHSVVREIFSFAGVEVLPVKVDQDGICVEQFQTNSDNDQDGNLKKTPKLVYVTPSHQFPSGTTLSLKRRVQLLDWAKANHAFIIEDDYDSEYRYEGPKLSALAGLDTEGRVIYVGSFSKVLFPSLRIGYVVLPPALLQPFLAVKWITDRMSSALDQEALAEFIQNGHYARHVTQMGKLYASRRACLVNSLNTEFGSRVRYYGEEAGLHLLIELESDAEENRIAEVALRYGVRVYPASSYFLESKPKGPVFLLGYSNLTENQIKMGVNRLMLAEIEATVSRSHL; via the coding sequence ATGAAGCATGATTTGCTGATCACAATCGATAAAGAACGACAGATTCCGTTTAGCCGTCAAATTTACGAGCAAGTTCGAAATGCTATCCATTCAGGAGCTTTAAGCGGGGGTGACCCCCTGCCTCCGTCTAGAACTTTAGCTAACCAGCTTGGCGTATCCAGAAGCGTGGTCCTTCAATCCTATGAGCTGCTACAGGCAGAAGGGTATCTGGAGATGAGAAAAGGAGCGGGAACGTTTATTGCGGAGTTGACGTTGGAGGAGAAAGTGACAAAGGTTTATGAGAGCCCTTACAATTTTGTAACGAAGGGACATGATTTCCTTGCACTTAACCCACCGTCTACTAGAGAAGTGGATCATTTGAATCCGGTGTTTTGCGATTTTCGACATGGTGTTCCTGCTTGGGACGCGTTTCCTATGGATCAATGGCAAAAGGCCCTAATGAATGCTTGCCGCCGTGCTTCTCCGGATACGTTAGGTTATGGCCCTGCGGAGGGTTCACTGGGATTGCGTCGAGAGATCGCACGTTTATTACGTTCCACACGGTCTATGCCCGTTGTTCCGGAACAAATCGTGATTACGTCTGGGGCTACGCAAGCGCTCGATATTTTATCGAGGATATTCTTGTTTAAAGGTGATCATGTCATTGTTGAAGATCCATCACATAGCGTTGTACGTGAAATTTTTTCTTTTGCTGGGGTAGAGGTCTTACCTGTTAAGGTAGATCAAGATGGCATCTGCGTAGAACAATTCCAAACAAACAGTGATAACGATCAAGATGGTAATCTTAAAAAAACGCCAAAGCTAGTCTATGTTACTCCTTCTCACCAGTTCCCTTCAGGGACAACGCTGTCTTTGAAGCGAAGAGTTCAGTTGTTGGATTGGGCGAAAGCGAATCATGCTTTTATTATTGAAGACGATTATGACAGTGAATATAGGTACGAGGGTCCGAAATTATCCGCGCTTGCTGGGCTAGATACTGAGGGGCGAGTTATTTATGTAGGCAGTTTTAGTAAAGTATTATTTCCTTCTCTGCGGATAGGTTATGTTGTGTTGCCTCCGGCTTTGCTTCAGCCTTTTTTAGCTGTTAAATGGATTACAGATCGAATGTCTTCTGCTCTGGACCAGGAAGCGTTAGCAGAATTTATTCAGAATGGTCACTATGCAAGGCATGTTACGCAGATGGGAAAGCTGTATGCCTCACGCAGAGCCTGTCTCGTAAACAGTTTGAATACGGAATTTGGAAGTCGTGTGCGATATTATGGCGAGGAAGCTGGACTACATTTATTGATTGAGTTGGAGTCGGATGCCGAGGAGAATCGCATTGCTGAAGTGGCGCTACGTTACGGTGTTCGCGTATATCCTGCATCTTCTTATTTTCTGGAGAGCAAACCTAAGGGTCCAGTGTTTCTACTAGGCTATTCCAATCTCACTGAGAATCAGATTAAGATGGGTGTGAACAGACTGATGTTAGCCGAAATAGAAGCGACAGTTAGTAGAAGTCATTTGTAA